The Montipora capricornis isolate CH-2021 unplaced genomic scaffold, ASM3666992v2 scaffold_420, whole genome shotgun sequence genome window below encodes:
- the LOC138035542 gene encoding uncharacterized protein — protein sequence MESSDPDSESINESEDSVASFEDDFASEVENEVDEDERNLYASPCENTEDIMAYADEPLADEERLKKYEAENEENKRLEQEHQARLDGAVQVETWCSCGNCSRAALHNINECYCCQELDGCKEAICSDIVLQDIPDGTVLKCVTHHPGFNAVCREKWSLRMAAERFKTRDKKRYRQTGSEESYLRSIAYREFCRLVYGFLGKRRIPLPVCAYTSIRKQFPLGTDENYTGFELEDD from the exons ATGGAATCTAGCGACCCAGACTCAGAGAGTATTAACGAATCAGAAGACTCGGTGGCAAGTTTTGAGGATGATTTCGCCAGTGAAGTGGAAAACGAAGTTGACGAAGACGAACGCAACTTGTATGCTTCACCTTGTGAAAACACAGAGGACATAATGGCCTATGCTGATGAGCCTTTGGCTGACGAGGAACGGCTAAAGAAATATGAAGCAGAAAATGAGGAAAATAAACGGTTGGAGCAAGAACATCAGGCCAGACTAGACGGTGCAGTTCAAGTGGAGACTTG GTGTTCATGTGGAAACTGCAGCCGTGCTGCCCTCCACAACATAAATGAATGTTACTGTTGCCAGGAATTAGATGGTTGCAAAGAAGCCATTTGTAGTGATATCGTTCTGCAAGACATTCCAGATGGAACAGTTTTGAAGTGCGTTACTCACCATCCTGGTTTCAATGCGGTCTGCCGTGAGAAATGGAGCCTGCGCATGGCTGCTGAACGGTTTAAAACCAGAGACAAGAAGAGATACAGACAGACTGGTTCGGAAGAAAG TTACTTACGAAGCATTGCTTACAGAGAATTTTGCCGACTCGTTTATGGGTTCTTGGGGAAGAGGCGCATTCCTCTTCCTGTGTGCGCTTACACGTCGATAAGGAAACAATTTCCTCTTGGTACAGACGAAAATTACACTGGTTTTGAACTCGAAGATGATTAA